GAATATGCGTTACTCCGTTTTGCGTTTCAATGAAATGGATTTCCATCGGATCAAGTAAAATGATTTTATCGTTCACTTTCGCAGGTATTCTTTCTAATTTCATTTGCGGAATCATTTGAATGACTTTTTCTTCACCGACTTCTTCCACTTCCTCTTGCTCAATTTCTATCTTTTTCACACCATCGTTGTTTAATATGTATACATCCTCTGTTAACGAAAGGGCATCCGATAGAAATGATGACGTAATAAAGATTGCCTTTCCTTGCTCTTTCATTTTCATAATTGCTTTTCGAATAATAACCGTACTCTCTATATCTACATTTTGCTCCGGTTCTTCCAAAATGATTAAATCCGGGTTATGAATCATCATTCGTCCAATATGAAGACGACTCTTCTCTGAAAATGATAGTTTTTCTATTTTAACGTTTAGCTTATCTAGGAGACCAACAGACTGCACAACTTCTTCTATACTTATCTTTGATTCATAAAGCCCTATTAAAAACTTAAAGTATTCTTTCACCTTCAAACGATCATATGCCTCATCTTTCAAAAAACAAAAACCGATGCGGGAATAATTTTTCTTTCCAATCACTTCTCCTTCAAACAGTACATTGCCAGTCGAAGCTT
This genomic interval from Bacillus thuringiensis contains the following:
- a CDS encoding LytTR family transcriptional regulator DNA-binding domain-containing protein; protein product: MALLELKQLGKTNQLPAIELKVEKGQCIVLQCNNHTAKVLHRIIIGEEEASTGNVLFEGEVIGKKNYSRIGFCFLKDEAYDRLKVKEYFKFLIGLYESKISIEEVVQSVGLLDKLNVKIEKLSFSEKSRLHIGRMMIHNPDLIILEEPEQNVDIESTVIIRKAIMKMKEQGKAIFITSSFLSDALSLTEDVYILNNDGVKKIEIEQEEVEEVGEEKVIQMIPQMKLERIPAKVNDKIILLDPMEIHFIETQNGVTHIHVREGDFVCALTLSELEARLTGFGFFRCHRSYLVNLQRVREVITWTRNSFSLILDDERKSSIPLSKGRMDELKGVIGL